The following coding sequences are from one Acidimicrobiales bacterium window:
- the rpsO gene encoding 30S ribosomal protein S15, with protein sequence MPTNLPPKGDTIESNRLHESDTGSPEVQIALLSDRITHLTDHLKVHKKDHHSRRGLLMLVGRRRRMLDYVKKNDVERYRAVIAKLGLRR encoded by the coding sequence ATGCCGACCAACCTGCCCCCCAAGGGCGACACCATCGAGTCCAACCGGCTGCACGAGAGTGACACCGGTTCTCCCGAGGTGCAGATCGCACTCCTGAGCGACCGCATCACCCACCTCACCGACCACCTGAAGGTTCACAAGAAGGACCATCACAGTCGGCGGGGTCTGTTGATGCTGGTGGGTCGCCGCCGGCGGATGCTCGATTACGTCAAGAAGAACGACGTCGAGCGCTACCGGGCGGTCATCGCCAAGTTGGGGCTGCGTAGATAG
- a CDS encoding polyribonucleotide nucleotidyltransferase, producing the protein MTEATTVSCTFSGTDKTMSFETGRMAGLAGGAVLAQIGRSTVLVTATGAKSPRPGADFFPLTVDIEERMYAAGKIPGSFFRREGRAPESAVLTCRLIDRPLRPMFPQGFRNEVHIVGTVLGADMENPHDVLALNGASAALMLSGIPFDGPVGAVRIAWTAAGEWIPHPTYEEGSESAFEMVVAGRLLDDGDVAVMMVEAGGTEATCDVYEAGAPMVDEAVLADGLEFSKQFIREVIELQKELVAAVGAPEIMAYEVTSDYTPEVLAAVEAAGAERIAETQTIADKAERSAAESALKAELLDELLPQFADVDNADRHIAGAIRAVTKEAVRTRIVTEGVRIDGRGTGDLRPVSSEVAVVSTAHGSGLFQRGETQVLNFTTLGTGRMDQMIDGIDPVSRKRFMHHYNFPPFSTGETGFMRGPKRREIGHGALAERALFPIIPSFEEFPYTLRLVSEVLASNGSSSMGSVCSSSLSMMDAGVPIKAPVAGIAMGLIYKDGEYVTLTDILGVEDAFGDMDFKVAGTAEFVTALQLDTKIDGIPADVLANALNQAKEARLAILGVMAEAIPGPRDDVGENAPKIEAFEIPVEKIGEVIGPKGKMINTIQAETGADISVDDDGMVGIVSIASPDRDKVAEAKRQIMLIVDPPTAEVGAVYEGRVVNITKFGAFVSILPGRDGLVHISKLGGGKRIDRVEDVLELGQPLQVIVEDVDPNGKISLKPAGDAPSKSAPAASDEDDAPAASDEVGHDAPVAGFDVADDADEVPADSEEDALVADSDDADKAPTSDSGPIEARFEEAFKAELETVHGDLGHAVSANRGGGGGGGGGRRRRGR; encoded by the coding sequence ATGACTGAAGCAACCACGGTTTCCTGCACATTCAGCGGGACCGACAAGACAATGTCGTTCGAGACGGGCCGCATGGCCGGTCTCGCCGGCGGAGCCGTCCTGGCCCAGATCGGCCGTTCCACGGTCCTGGTGACCGCCACCGGCGCGAAGTCCCCCCGACCGGGTGCGGACTTCTTCCCGCTCACGGTCGACATCGAGGAGCGGATGTACGCCGCCGGCAAGATCCCCGGCTCGTTCTTCCGTCGTGAAGGTAGGGCGCCGGAATCGGCGGTCCTGACCTGTCGCCTCATCGATCGCCCGCTGCGGCCGATGTTCCCGCAGGGCTTCCGCAACGAGGTCCACATCGTGGGCACCGTCCTTGGTGCCGACATGGAGAACCCCCACGACGTGCTGGCCCTGAACGGCGCCTCGGCGGCCCTGATGCTGTCAGGCATCCCGTTCGACGGCCCGGTCGGTGCGGTGCGCATCGCCTGGACCGCGGCCGGCGAGTGGATTCCGCATCCCACCTACGAGGAGGGCAGCGAGTCGGCCTTCGAGATGGTCGTGGCCGGCCGCCTGCTGGACGACGGCGACGTCGCTGTGATGATGGTCGAGGCTGGCGGCACCGAGGCCACCTGCGACGTCTACGAGGCCGGTGCCCCGATGGTCGACGAGGCCGTCCTGGCCGATGGCCTGGAGTTCTCCAAGCAGTTCATCCGCGAGGTCATCGAGCTCCAGAAGGAGCTCGTGGCCGCCGTGGGTGCGCCGGAGATCATGGCCTACGAGGTCACGAGCGACTACACCCCCGAGGTGCTCGCTGCGGTCGAGGCCGCCGGTGCCGAGCGCATCGCCGAGACCCAGACCATTGCCGACAAGGCCGAGCGGAGTGCCGCCGAATCGGCACTCAAGGCCGAGCTCCTCGACGAGTTGCTTCCGCAGTTCGCCGACGTGGACAATGCCGATCGCCACATCGCCGGTGCCATCCGTGCGGTCACCAAGGAGGCCGTGCGGACCCGCATAGTCACCGAGGGCGTCCGCATCGACGGGCGTGGCACGGGCGACCTGAGGCCTGTGTCGTCGGAGGTGGCGGTCGTCTCTACGGCGCACGGCTCCGGCCTGTTCCAGCGGGGTGAGACCCAGGTGCTGAACTTCACCACCCTGGGTACCGGTCGCATGGACCAGATGATCGACGGCATCGACCCGGTCAGCCGCAAGCGGTTCATGCACCACTACAACTTCCCGCCCTTCTCGACCGGTGAGACAGGCTTCATGCGGGGTCCGAAGCGTCGTGAAATCGGCCACGGTGCGCTCGCAGAGCGGGCCCTGTTCCCGATCATCCCGAGCTTCGAGGAGTTCCCCTACACCCTGCGCCTGGTGTCGGAGGTCCTTGCGTCCAACGGCTCGAGCTCCATGGGTTCGGTGTGCTCCTCCAGCCTCTCGATGATGGACGCCGGTGTGCCGATCAAGGCTCCGGTGGCCGGCATCGCCATGGGCCTCATCTACAAGGACGGCGAGTACGTCACCCTCACCGACATCCTCGGTGTGGAGGACGCCTTCGGCGACATGGACTTCAAGGTGGCCGGTACGGCGGAGTTCGTCACCGCACTCCAGTTGGACACCAAGATCGACGGCATTCCCGCCGACGTCCTGGCCAACGCCCTGAACCAGGCCAAGGAAGCCCGACTGGCGATCCTCGGGGTCATGGCCGAGGCGATTCCCGGCCCGCGTGACGACGTCGGCGAGAACGCCCCGAAGATCGAGGCGTTCGAGATCCCGGTGGAGAAGATCGGTGAGGTCATCGGCCCGAAGGGCAAGATGATCAACACCATCCAGGCCGAGACCGGAGCCGACATCAGCGTCGACGACGACGGCATGGTCGGCATCGTGTCGATCGCCTCGCCGGACCGCGACAAGGTGGCCGAGGCCAAGCGCCAGATCATGCTGATCGTGGATCCGCCCACCGCCGAGGTGGGCGCGGTGTACGAGGGCCGGGTGGTGAACATCACCAAGTTCGGCGCCTTCGTCAGCATCCTCCCCGGCCGCGACGGTCTGGTGCACATTTCGAAGCTGGGTGGCGGCAAGCGCATCGACCGGGTCGAGGATGTCCTTGAGCTGGGCCAGCCGCTGCAGGTCATCGTCGAGGATGTAGACCCGAACGGCAAGATCTCGTTGAAGCCGGCCGGCGACGCTCCCTCCAAGTCGGCGCCTGCTGCTTCTGACGAGGATGATGCTCCGGCTGCTTCTGACGAGGTTGGCCATGACGCCCCGGTGGCTGGCTTCGACGTCGCCGACGACGCTGACGAGGTTCCGGCCGATTCTGAGGAGGACGCCCTGGTGGCCGACTCCGACGACGCCGACAAGGCCCCGACTTCGGACAGCGGCCCCATCGAGGCGCGCTTTGAGGAGGCCTTCAAGGCCGAACTCGAGACGGTGCACGGAGACCTTGGTCATGCCGTGTCTGCCAACCGCGGTGGCGGTGGCGGTGGCGGCGGTGGCCGTCGTCGGCGGGGTCGCTGA
- a CDS encoding insulinase family protein, translating into MSEWMPDAHSVSVGVWVAVGGRDEDPAIAGASHFLEHLLFKGTERRTARAIAELVDATGGEMNAFTSKEYTAYYARVPAGGQEMAVSLLADVLREPALRTADVETERQVILEELHLQADDPDDVVFGLLYEALFPEHPLGREVLGTESSVAAIGRDEIVGFHDHWYRAPNLVVAAAGAVDHGTLVDQVAEAFSGRTGGEAPVRTAPTLEPVEARRLARPTEATHVAWGWRGPRRDDPRRHALALGIHVLGGGLSSRLFQTVREDRGLAYNVFSSMAGYEDAGLVSVYAGTAPERAGELRKVVSDQVADVASHGITDAELAIARDGFEGSILLGLEDSGSRMSRLGMSQSLLGRVVPLDEYVETLRAATLDEVNAVLAEVLSPEPVVAIVGSGT; encoded by the coding sequence GTGTCTGAATGGATGCCGGACGCCCACTCGGTCTCGGTCGGTGTGTGGGTCGCCGTCGGTGGGCGGGACGAGGATCCCGCGATAGCTGGCGCCTCCCACTTTCTGGAGCACCTGCTCTTCAAGGGGACCGAGCGTCGCACGGCCCGCGCCATCGCAGAGCTGGTGGACGCCACCGGCGGCGAGATGAACGCCTTCACATCCAAGGAGTACACGGCGTACTACGCCCGCGTGCCGGCCGGAGGCCAGGAGATGGCCGTCTCGTTGCTGGCCGACGTCCTGAGGGAGCCGGCGCTACGGACGGCTGACGTGGAGACCGAGCGTCAGGTCATCCTCGAGGAACTCCACCTCCAGGCCGACGATCCCGACGACGTGGTCTTCGGACTGCTCTACGAGGCGCTCTTTCCGGAGCATCCGCTGGGTCGGGAGGTGCTGGGCACCGAGTCATCGGTGGCAGCCATCGGCCGGGACGAGATCGTCGGATTCCACGACCACTGGTACCGGGCCCCCAACCTGGTGGTGGCGGCCGCAGGCGCCGTCGATCACGGGACCTTGGTCGACCAGGTCGCCGAGGCCTTCTCCGGCCGGACAGGGGGAGAGGCACCCGTGAGGACGGCTCCGACGTTGGAGCCGGTCGAGGCCCGGCGCCTGGCCCGCCCCACCGAGGCCACCCACGTGGCCTGGGGGTGGCGGGGCCCGAGGCGTGACGACCCCCGTAGGCACGCCCTGGCCCTCGGGATCCATGTGCTGGGCGGTGGGCTGTCGAGCCGCCTGTTCCAGACCGTGCGCGAGGACCGTGGCCTGGCCTACAACGTGTTCTCGTCGATGGCGGGCTATGAGGACGCCGGGTTGGTCTCGGTCTACGCGGGCACGGCTCCCGAACGGGCTGGCGAGCTGCGGAAGGTGGTCTCCGACCAGGTGGCCGACGTGGCGTCCCATGGAATCACGGACGCCGAGCTGGCCATCGCCCGCGACGGGTTCGAGGGTTCGATCCTGCTCGGCCTCGAGGACTCCGGCAGCCGGATGTCCCGGCTGGGAATGAGCCAGAGCCTGCTGGGCCGGGTGGTACCGCTCGACGAGTACGTCGAGACGCTGCGGGCGGCCACCCTCGACGAGGTGAACGCGGTCCTGGCCGAGGTGCTCTCCCCCGAACCGGTCGTGGCGATAGTCGGTTCCGGTACCTGA
- the dapB gene encoding 4-hydroxy-tetrahydrodipicolinate reductase, translating to MSGDPIRVGVVGAVGRMGRSVAEAVTAADGMVLAAAVDPSAPGSEVCGVEVLADVDALVEVGIDVAVDFTVAEASRSNLPVLAAAGVHAVVGTSGLDEADVGSLRAAFTSSNCLIAPNFAIGAVLMMRFAELAAPWFDTAEIVEVHHDGKVDAPSGTAVATAERMAAASADWAPDPTTREVMSGARGAAGPAGIRIHSLRMSGVVADQEVVLGTTGQTLTIRHDTTDRGSFMPGVVLAVGRIAEVPGVTVGLDVLLGL from the coding sequence ATGTCCGGAGATCCGATTCGTGTCGGGGTGGTGGGGGCCGTCGGCCGCATGGGTCGATCGGTTGCCGAGGCTGTGACCGCCGCCGATGGCATGGTGCTGGCGGCTGCTGTCGACCCGTCGGCTCCCGGGAGCGAGGTCTGTGGGGTCGAGGTGCTGGCCGACGTGGACGCCCTCGTGGAGGTCGGCATAGACGTGGCGGTCGACTTCACGGTTGCCGAGGCCAGTCGGTCCAACCTGCCGGTCCTGGCAGCTGCAGGCGTGCATGCGGTCGTCGGCACCAGCGGGCTGGACGAGGCCGACGTCGGGTCCCTCCGGGCGGCCTTCACCTCCAGCAACTGCCTGATCGCGCCAAACTTCGCGATCGGTGCCGTGCTGATGATGCGCTTCGCCGAGTTGGCCGCCCCGTGGTTCGACACCGCAGAGATCGTCGAGGTTCACCACGACGGCAAGGTCGATGCCCCATCGGGCACGGCGGTGGCCACCGCCGAGCGCATGGCGGCGGCGTCGGCCGACTGGGCGCCGGACCCGACCACCCGCGAGGTGATGTCCGGAGCCAGGGGTGCCGCAGGCCCTGCCGGCATCAGGATCCACTCGTTGCGGATGAGCGGGGTCGTCGCCGACCAGGAGGTCGTGCTGGGCACGACCGGCCAGACGTTGACGATCCGACACGACACGACCGACCGGGGGTCGTTCATGCCCGGCGTGGTGCTGGCCGTGGGTCGGATCGCCGAGGTCCCCGGGGTGACCGTGGGCCTCGACGTCCTGCTCGGCCTCTGA
- a CDS encoding SURF1 family protein — translation MTPGTRRLLRPAWLLSHVLVAALLVVTANLGFWQLRRLDTRRSYNAVVAARADEPVVALATALGALKGGGTPEDLRHVRVVVPGTWAEGAQVYLANRSMDGVPGVHVVTLLLIDGIHPGVGVAVDRGFVPRGLYLDGDPAPWAPAAAVEVVGSLDVGRSGERGHGAEVDRIDLEALAERWGTALAPMWVRAVDDGASGLPVAAPVVDLGDGSHLSYAFQWFVFTLIGLGGYPLVLVRLARRDPALA, via the coding sequence GTGACCCCGGGCACACGTCGCCTCCTGCGGCCTGCCTGGTTGCTCTCCCACGTGCTGGTCGCCGCCCTGCTGGTCGTCACCGCCAACCTGGGCTTCTGGCAGCTCCGTCGCCTGGACACGCGTCGGAGCTACAACGCGGTGGTCGCAGCGCGGGCCGACGAGCCAGTTGTCGCCCTGGCCACGGCGTTGGGCGCCCTGAAGGGTGGTGGCACGCCAGAGGACCTCCGGCACGTGCGGGTGGTGGTGCCCGGCACCTGGGCCGAGGGGGCACAGGTGTACCTGGCGAACCGGTCCATGGACGGGGTGCCCGGGGTGCACGTGGTCACCCTCCTACTCATCGACGGTATCCACCCCGGGGTCGGCGTGGCCGTCGACCGGGGCTTCGTGCCTCGTGGGCTGTACCTGGATGGTGACCCCGCACCCTGGGCGCCTGCCGCCGCCGTCGAGGTGGTCGGCAGCCTGGACGTCGGGCGGTCGGGCGAGCGTGGCCACGGGGCCGAGGTGGACCGCATCGACCTCGAGGCCCTGGCCGAGCGGTGGGGGACCGCCCTGGCCCCCATGTGGGTCCGCGCGGTCGACGACGGCGCCTCGGGCCTGCCCGTGGCGGCCCCGGTCGTCGACCTGGGCGACGGATCGCACCTCTCCTATGCCTTCCAGTGGTTCGTCTTCACCCTCATCGGACTGGGCGGCTATCCGCTGGTGCTCGTCCGGCTGGCCCGTCGCGACCCGGCGCTAGCGTGA
- the dapA gene encoding 4-hydroxy-tetrahydrodipicolinate synthase, translating into MEPRFGRVITAMITPFTADGSLDLDGAVDLACWLVEQGNDGLVLAGTTGESPTLTHDEQIALVEAVSGAVDCHVIAGAGSNDTAAAVELTRRCTDAGADAILTVTPYYNRPSQLGLFDHFRAVADSTGLPVMLYDIPPRSGRKIDTDTILRMADEVQNIVAVKDAAGDVAETARLVAAAPEGFEVYSGEDALTLALLAVGAVGVVSVASHWATPETVAMVDAFFSGNVAAATEANRRLIPSWDFESGDLTPNPVPSKAMMKVLGLPGGDCRPPMGPEPDDLADRARQILAGLGRA; encoded by the coding sequence ATGGAACCGAGGTTCGGGCGGGTGATCACCGCCATGATCACGCCGTTCACCGCCGACGGGTCGCTGGATCTGGATGGAGCGGTCGACCTGGCCTGTTGGCTTGTGGAGCAGGGCAACGACGGCCTGGTGCTGGCCGGTACGACCGGTGAGTCACCGACGCTGACCCACGACGAACAGATCGCCCTGGTGGAGGCTGTGTCCGGTGCCGTGGACTGCCACGTCATCGCCGGTGCCGGGAGCAACGACACGGCGGCCGCAGTCGAGCTCACCCGTCGTTGTACCGACGCCGGGGCGGACGCCATCCTCACCGTCACGCCGTACTACAACCGCCCGTCCCAGTTGGGGCTTTTCGACCACTTCCGAGCCGTCGCGGACTCCACAGGACTTCCGGTGATGCTCTACGACATCCCTCCCCGGTCGGGGCGCAAGATCGACACGGATACCATCCTGCGGATGGCCGACGAGGTGCAGAACATCGTGGCGGTCAAGGACGCCGCCGGCGACGTGGCCGAGACGGCACGTCTGGTGGCCGCCGCTCCGGAGGGCTTCGAGGTGTACAGCGGCGAGGACGCCCTCACCCTCGCCCTCCTGGCCGTCGGCGCCGTTGGCGTGGTCAGCGTGGCCTCCCACTGGGCCACCCCTGAGACGGTGGCCATGGTGGACGCTTTCTTCTCCGGCAACGTGGCCGCAGCCACGGAGGCCAACCGGCGCCTCATCCCGTCCTGGGACTTCGAGTCCGGCGACCTCACTCCGAACCCGGTTCCGTCCAAGGCCATGATGAAGGTCCTCGGCCTGCCGGGTGGCGACTGCCGTCCCCCGATGGGTCCCGAGCCCGATGACCTGGCAGACCGGGCCCGCCAGATCCTCGCCGGGCTCGGCCGGGCCTGA
- a CDS encoding ribonuclease J, producing MASPVHLTFLGGLGEIGRNCAALEVEGRIVVLDCGQLFPDDLPGVDAVLPDFTWLVERADRIEACVITHAHEDHIGGLPYLLPALAAEGASMPIYGSPFTLGMVRGKLKGEKLPVPDLVELDDHARLPVGPFDCEFLPVTHSTPSGLMTIFDTPQGRILHSSDFKLDPTPVDGRITDLPRLRELAASDGIRLLLADSTNAGAAGSSTSETTIGPVLREVFEAHEGRRIIVGAFSSHVHRIQQVADAAAATGRTLVVMGPSMVRNVTLARELGLLRISDRMLAADTEIDDLDPARTCVVCTGSQGEPRAALKRLADGSHRFLTVGDRDTVVFSSHPIPGNEAAISRLHNALARRGVQLVHSGQLGVHTTGHGKADELLALHDAADPELFIPVHGEYAHLVAHHDLALGRGMVAERIMRCTDGDRVSLTDDGLVHSGRVSDEYVMVDESGRRVSEDLVEERRAMAGEGFVFVRVVVDGRKGRLVGAPIVESRGWVEPAERQDWHGEVAGAVADAVGSAVGDGQRDPKELTRLARRATGRLVSRRTGRRPALVPTVEVR from the coding sequence ATGGCTTCTCCCGTCCACCTCACGTTCCTCGGCGGCCTGGGCGAGATCGGGCGCAACTGCGCCGCGCTCGAGGTCGAGGGGCGCATCGTCGTGCTGGACTGCGGCCAACTGTTCCCCGACGACCTCCCGGGGGTTGACGCCGTCCTGCCGGACTTCACCTGGCTGGTGGAGCGGGCCGATCGCATCGAGGCGTGTGTGATTACCCACGCCCATGAGGACCACATTGGTGGGTTGCCGTACCTGCTCCCGGCGCTGGCCGCCGAGGGCGCGTCCATGCCCATCTACGGTTCGCCGTTCACCCTGGGGATGGTGCGGGGCAAGTTGAAGGGCGAGAAGCTCCCGGTGCCCGATCTGGTGGAGCTCGACGACCACGCCCGCCTTCCCGTAGGGCCGTTCGACTGCGAGTTCCTTCCGGTCACCCATTCCACGCCGAGTGGGCTGATGACGATCTTCGACACGCCGCAGGGGCGCATCCTCCATTCCAGCGACTTCAAGTTGGATCCGACGCCCGTGGACGGTCGGATCACCGACCTGCCGAGGCTCCGGGAACTGGCCGCCTCCGATGGGATACGGCTGCTGCTGGCCGATTCGACCAACGCCGGCGCCGCGGGCTCCTCCACCTCGGAGACCACCATCGGGCCGGTCCTGCGCGAGGTCTTCGAGGCCCACGAGGGCCGGAGGATCATCGTCGGGGCGTTCTCCAGCCACGTGCATCGGATCCAGCAGGTGGCCGACGCCGCAGCGGCGACCGGGCGGACGCTGGTGGTCATGGGCCCGTCGATGGTACGCAACGTCACCCTGGCGCGTGAGCTGGGCCTGCTCAGGATCTCCGACAGGATGCTGGCCGCCGATACCGAGATCGACGACCTGGATCCGGCACGCACCTGTGTGGTCTGCACGGGCTCGCAGGGCGAGCCCCGGGCGGCCCTGAAGCGCCTGGCCGACGGCAGCCACCGCTTCCTCACGGTCGGTGACCGGGACACCGTGGTGTTCTCGTCGCACCCGATCCCCGGCAACGAGGCCGCCATCTCGCGCCTTCACAACGCCCTGGCCCGACGTGGTGTGCAGTTGGTGCACAGCGGCCAGCTGGGGGTTCACACGACCGGGCACGGCAAGGCCGACGAGCTCCTGGCGCTGCACGACGCCGCCGATCCCGAGCTGTTTATTCCCGTTCACGGCGAGTACGCCCACCTGGTCGCCCACCACGACCTGGCGCTCGGACGGGGCATGGTCGCAGAGCGGATCATGCGCTGTACCGACGGCGACCGGGTGTCGTTGACCGACGACGGCCTAGTCCACTCCGGTCGGGTCTCCGACGAGTACGTGATGGTGGACGAGTCGGGTCGGCGGGTCTCCGAGGACCTGGTCGAGGAGCGCCGGGCCATGGCGGGTGAGGGATTCGTATTCGTCCGGGTGGTCGTCGACGGGCGCAAGGGTCGACTGGTCGGGGCCCCGATCGTCGAGAGCCGAGGCTGGGTCGAGCCCGCCGAGCGCCAGGACTGGCACGGCGAGGTGGCCGGTGCGGTGGCCGATGCCGTGGGGAGTGCGGTCGGCGACGGCCAGCGGGATCCAAAGGAGCTGACCCGCCTCGCCCGGCGGGCGACCGGACGCCTGGTGTCGCGCCGCACGGGTAGGCGGCCCGCACTGGTTCCGACCGTCGAGGTCCGCTGA